A genomic window from Labeo rohita strain BAU-BD-2019 unplaced genomic scaffold, IGBB_LRoh.1.0 scaffold_209, whole genome shotgun sequence includes:
- the LOC127159353 gene encoding urokinase plasminogen activator surface receptor-like: MFLGDISDKGKIKDCAADCADGSMNLGIVKSSVACCNTDRCNLLDAPDPSNVPNGKKCYYCDGHSCSNILSCSGTEDRCLTATETAGGLTAVVKGCVSKSICEAGRSVRNVQSASCCKGNLCNGAKSITQSFLFLCCSLLSFILLH, translated from the exons ATGTTTTTAGGTGACATCAGTGATAAAGGGAAGATTAAAGACTGTGCTGCTGACTGTGCAGATGGATCCATGAACCTCGGCATTGTAAAGAGTTCTGTTGCGTGCTGTAACACAGACCGGTGTAACCTCTTAGATGCTCCAG ATCCCTCTAATGTCCCCAATGGAAAGAAATGTTACTATTGTGATGGACACAGCTGCTCTAACATATTGAGCTGTTCAGGGACTGAAGACCGCTGCTTAACAGCAACAG aGACTGCTGGAGGCCTGACAGCAGTTGTAAAAGGCTGTGTCTCTAAATCTATTTGTGAGGCTGGAAGATCAGTTAGAAATGTTCAGAGTGCCTCATGCTGTAAGGGGAACCTGTGTAACGGTGCTAAGAGCATCACTCAGAGCTTCCTGTTCCTCTGCTGTTCTCTGCTCTCCTTCATCCTGCTGCACTGA
- the LOC127159345 gene encoding phospholipase A2 inhibitor gamma subunit B-like yields the protein MDLQISLFLLFIIFTAGHSLSCYECTDQKGSCADKKVKSCPRGSSKCISSTAVTQVGNFSAKVKVKDCADVCASGSMNLGIIKKSSVCCNTDRCNTLDAPDPRTDSNGKKCYYCDGKSCSNILSCSGKEDHCITATGSFVDQSLVVKGCASKSICDATTSVTDVQTISCCEGNLCNNDANIGPQSANSAESVTQSFRFLCCFLLSFVLLH from the exons ATGGATCTGCAAATCTCACTTTTTCTTCTGTTCATTATTTTCACTGCAG GACACTCTCTCAGCTGTTATGAGTGTACAGATCAGAAGGGTTCTTGTGCggataaaaaagtaaaatcatgTCCCAGGGGATCTTCCAAGTGCATAAGTTCAACAGCAGTAACACAAGTTG GTAACTTTAGTGCTAAAGTGAAGGTTAAAGACTGTGCTGATGTCTGCGCCAGTGGGTCAATGAACCTCGGTATTATAAAGAAGTCTTCAGTGTGCTGTAACACAGATCGATGTAACACCCTAGATGCTCCAG ATCCCAGAACTGACTCCAATGGAAAGAAATGTTACTATTGTGATGGGAAGAGCTGCTCAAACATATTGAGCTGTTCAGGGAAAGAAGACCACTGCATTACAGCAACAG GGAGTTTCGTAGACCAGTCACTGGTTGTAAAAGGCTGTGCCTCTAAATCCATTTGTGATGCCACGACATCAGTTACAGATGTTCAGACTATCTCATGTTGTGAGGGGAACCTGTGTAATAACGATGCTAACATAGGGCCTCAGAGTGCTAACAGTGCTGAAAGCGTCACCCAGAGCTTCCGGTTTCTCTGTTGTTTTCTGCTCTCCTTCGTCCTGCTGCACTGA
- the LOC127159346 gene encoding CD59 glycoprotein-like, which translates to MDLQISVFLLFILFTAGHSLRCYECISLTSSCSNANVTTCHSGFNKCMSSTTVMEAGPLSVSTTIKQCTSTCVPGTLKLPSGENRTTYCCDTDLCNAADGVYKGSFLLLLSPLLFYFLFQ; encoded by the exons ATGGATCTGCAAATCTCGGTTTTTCTTCTGTTCATTCTTTTCACTGCAG GACACTCTCTCAGATGTTATGAGTGTATAAGTCTGACAAGTTCCTGTTCAAATGCAAATGTGACAACATGTCATAGTGGATTCAACAAGTGCATGAGTTCAACAACAGTGATGGAAGCTG GTCCCTTGTCGGTGagcacaacaataaaacaatgtacATCTACATGTGTACCTGGGACCCTAAAGCTACCAAGTGGAGAGAACAGAACTACCTACTGCTGTGACACTGACCTCTGCAATGcagcag ATGGCGTGTATAAGGGAAGCTTCCTCCTGCTGTTGTCTCCTCTGCTCTTTTACTTCCTGTTTCAGTGA